The Budorcas taxicolor isolate Tak-1 chromosome 18, Takin1.1, whole genome shotgun sequence genome window below encodes:
- the LOC128063668 gene encoding leukocyte immunoglobulin-like receptor subfamily B member 4 isoform X1, with protein MAPTFPALLCLGLSVGLRTQVQAGTLPKPTIWAEPGSVVTRGSPVTIWCQGPPNANSFSLNKEGTSAPWNTQPPVEPWDRANFSIKRVTEQQAGRYHCSHFIGVNWSEPSEPLELLVAGWLRDSPSLSVRPGPSVTPGENVTLLCQSGNRTDTFLLSKEGAAHRPLRLRSQDQDGQYQAEFSLSPVTSAHGGTYRCYRSLSTDPYLLSQPSEPLALVVSDYTVQNLIRMGLAASVLLLLGILLCQAHHDHGGAQDKARS; from the exons ATGGCCCCCACGTTCCCCGCCCTGCTCTGCCTCG GGCTGAGTGTGGGCCTGAGGACCCAGGTGCAGGCCG GGACCCTCCCCAAACCCACTATCTGGGCTGAGCCGGGCTCTGTGGTCACCAGGGGGAGCCCCGTGACCATCTGGTGTCAAGGGCCCCCGAATGCCAACAGCTTCAGTCTGAACAAAGAGGGCACCTCAGCCCCCTGGAACACGCAGCCCCCAGTGGAGCCCTGGGACAGGGCCAACTTCTCCATCAAGCGCGTCACAGAGCAGCAGGCAGGGAGGTACCACTGCTCCCACTTCATCGGAGTTAACTGGTCAGAGCCCAGCGAGCCCCTGGAGCTGCTGGTGGCAG GATGGCTCAGAGACAGCCCCTCCCTCTCGGTGCGGCCCGGCCCCTCGGTGACCCCAGGGGAGAATGTGACCCTGCTGTGTCAGTCAGGAAACAGGACGGACACTTTCCTTCTGTCCAAGGAGGGGGCAGCCCATCGCCCCCTGCGTCTGCGCTCCCAGGACCAAGACGGGCAGTACCAGGCTGAGTTCTCCTTGAGCCCTGTGACCTCAGCCCACGGGGGCACCTACAGGTGCTACCGCTCACTCAGCACAGACCCCTACTTGCTGTCCCAGCCCAGTGAGCCCCTGGCCCTCGTGGTCTCAG ACTACACGGTGCAGAATCTCATCCGGATGGGCCTCGCGGCCTCGGTCCTGCTGCTCCTCGGGATCCTGCTCTGCCAGGCTCATCATGACCACGGAGGAGCCCAAGACAAGGCCCGGAGCTGA
- the LOC128063668 gene encoding leukocyte immunoglobulin-like receptor subfamily B member 4 isoform X2 gives MAPTFPALLCLGTLPKPTIWAEPGSVVTRGSPVTIWCQGPPNANSFSLNKEGTSAPWNTQPPVEPWDRANFSIKRVTEQQAGRYHCSHFIGVNWSEPSEPLELLVAGWLRDSPSLSVRPGPSVTPGENVTLLCQSGNRTDTFLLSKEGAAHRPLRLRSQDQDGQYQAEFSLSPVTSAHGGTYRCYRSLSTDPYLLSQPSEPLALVVSDYTVQNLIRMGLAASVLLLLGILLCQAHHDHGGAQDKARS, from the exons ATGGCCCCCACGTTCCCCGCCCTGCTCTGCCTCG GGACCCTCCCCAAACCCACTATCTGGGCTGAGCCGGGCTCTGTGGTCACCAGGGGGAGCCCCGTGACCATCTGGTGTCAAGGGCCCCCGAATGCCAACAGCTTCAGTCTGAACAAAGAGGGCACCTCAGCCCCCTGGAACACGCAGCCCCCAGTGGAGCCCTGGGACAGGGCCAACTTCTCCATCAAGCGCGTCACAGAGCAGCAGGCAGGGAGGTACCACTGCTCCCACTTCATCGGAGTTAACTGGTCAGAGCCCAGCGAGCCCCTGGAGCTGCTGGTGGCAG GATGGCTCAGAGACAGCCCCTCCCTCTCGGTGCGGCCCGGCCCCTCGGTGACCCCAGGGGAGAATGTGACCCTGCTGTGTCAGTCAGGAAACAGGACGGACACTTTCCTTCTGTCCAAGGAGGGGGCAGCCCATCGCCCCCTGCGTCTGCGCTCCCAGGACCAAGACGGGCAGTACCAGGCTGAGTTCTCCTTGAGCCCTGTGACCTCAGCCCACGGGGGCACCTACAGGTGCTACCGCTCACTCAGCACAGACCCCTACTTGCTGTCCCAGCCCAGTGAGCCCCTGGCCCTCGTGGTCTCAG ACTACACGGTGCAGAATCTCATCCGGATGGGCCTCGCGGCCTCGGTCCTGCTGCTCCTCGGGATCCTGCTCTGCCAGGCTCATCATGACCACGGAGGAGCCCAAGACAAGGCCCGGAGCTGA